GCAACACCGCTGCCGCGGCAAAGGCGAAGGAGCCGATCACCGCGATGATGATGCCGGTGGTCATGGCGTCGGATCAGTGGGGGCTGAGGACGTCGGTGCCGACGAACCGCGCCAGCTCCGGCGGGAGCTTCACCGAACCGTCCGGCTGCTGGTGGTTCTCCAGGATCGCCACGATCCAACGGGTGGTCGCGAGCGTGCCGTTCAGCGTCGCAGCGATCTGCGGCTTGCCGTTCTCGTCGCGATAACGGATGGAGAGCCGACGCGCCTGGAACGTCGTGCAGTTCGACGTCGACGTGAGTTCCCGATAGGTGTTCTGCGTGGGAACCCATGCCTCACAGTCGAACTTGCGTGCCGCCGACGATCCGAGATCGCCGCCCGCCACATCGATCACGCGGTACGGCACGTCGATCGCCGCCAACATGTCCTTCTCCCAGCCGAGCAGCTTCTGGTGCTCGGCTGCCGCGTCCTCGGGTTTGCAGTAGATGAAGCCCTCGACCTTGTCGAACTGATGGACGCGGATGATGCCGCGGGTGTCCTTGCCATAGCTGCCGGCCTCGCGCCGGAAGCAACTCGACCACCCGGCGTACCGCTTCGGACCGTCTGAGAGGTCGATGATCTCGTCCGAGTGATACCCCGCCATCGGCACCTCCGAGGTACCCACCAGATACAGGTCGTCGTCGGCCAGGTGATAGACCTCGTCGGCGTGCGCACCGAGGAAACCGGTGCCGCCCATGATCTCCGGACGGACCAGCACGGGCGGGATCATCAGGGTGAAGCCGTTCGCGACGGCCTTCTGCGCGGCCATGTTCAGCAATCCCAGCTGCAGCAGCGCGCCCTGTCCGGTGAGGAAGTAGAAACGCGAGCCCGAGACCTTGGCGCCGCGCTCCATGTCGATCAGGCCGAGCGACTCACCGAGTTCGAGATGATCCTTCGGGTCGTCGATCCGACGCGGCTCGCCGATGTGATCGAGGATGACGAAGTCGTCCTCGCCGCCCGCGGGTGCGCCCTCCTCGACCAGATTGGAGATCGCGCGCTGCGCGGACGACGCGGCGTCGTCGGCGGCGGACTGTCGAGCGACTGCCGCCTTCACCTGCTCGGCGAGTTCCTTGCCCTTGGCCAGCAGCGCAGTCTTCTCGTCACCCTGCGCCTTGCCGACCTGCTTGCCGAGCGTCTTCTGCTCGGAACGCAGCGCATCCGCCTCGACGATCGCGGCCCGTCGCGCGGCGTCGGCGTCGAGCAGCGCGTCGACCAGGCCGGGATCCTCACCTCGGGTCCGCTGCGACGCGCGCACGAGGTCGGGGTTCTCACGAAGAATCTTGAGGTCGATCACGTGTGAAACCCTACCGGCCCGCCCGCTCCGCTCCCGGCGACGGCCACATTCGGCCCGCTCGCTACGCTCCCGGCGCCGGCCACATTCGGCCCGCTCGCTACGCTCCCGGCGCCGGCCATAATCGCCGGTAGTCCTCCCGCCCGAACATCCGCGCGGCGTCATCTGCCGACGGCGTACCGGCATGCGGGTCGGCTCCGCCCCGCACCAGCGCGTCGACGACGTCGTCGTGCCCCTTGAACACCGCCCCGGCGAGTGGGGTCTGCCCCTTGTCGTTGGCGAGGTTCGCATCGGCGCCGTGGTCGAGCAGCGCGGACACCGACGGTGCCGACCCGTGATAGGCGGCCAACATGAGTAACGTGTCGCCGGCCTGATTGCGCAGATCCACCGGCACGCCGGCGTCGAGGTAGGCACGCAGGCTCCCGACGTCACCCGCGCGGGCCATGTCGAAGAGCCGTCCGGCCAGTTCCCCGACGTCATCGGGGACGGGGTTCTCGTCGGGGACGTTCACCGCCGCGAGTGTATGCGCGCCGCCACCGGAGCCGGCCGATCCGACACGAGGTGGCGCACCCCGGTACTCCAACCCACCGGCAACAGGCATGATGGATCCCGATGAACGCCGAGGACGACACCACTCCCGACGACGATCGCTGGGTCACTCTGCCCGCCGACGCCGGAGTGGACGACGCCGACGACCCACATCGCGACGACGAACCACCGGCCAGCGGTGGCTGGAAGCGATCGTTGCTCGCCAACCCGGTGCGCGTGGTGCTCTCCGCGGTCGTCATCGGTGCGATCGTGGCAGGTGCGATCGCGCTGGCCATGGGTGTCTTCAACGACAGCGGCAGCGTCGGGGGCACCAACATCGGCGAAGGTGAACGCCTCGCCGAGAACGCCTTCACCGAATCCGTCGCCGGCGACTGCCTCGATTGGGCGGCCGGCGACCCCGGCAACCCGACCAAGGTGACGTGCGACCAGAAGCACCGGTTCGAGGTCGCGGGACCGCTCGACACCGCGCTCCTCCCCGGCTCCGAGTTCGGCGAATCCGCGCAGTGGCCCGGGACCGAACGATTCACCGCCATCCGCGACGAGCAATGCCCGGTGATCGTCGACGGCTACCTCGACGGCCGCCTCGATCCGCAGGGCCGATTCTCCGTCGGCATGATGTACCCGTCGCAGGTCCAATGGGACAAAGGGGCACGTGAGCTGCGCTGCGGCCTCCAGCAGACCGGCAAGGACGGCGCCCCCGAGCAGTTCGTCGGACGCGTCGCCGACCAGGACCAGTCGTTCCAGTGGCCGCCCGGCACCTGCATCGGCATCGACCGGGCCACCAAGCAGCCGACCACCCCGGTGAACTGCACCGAGGCCCACGCGTTCCAGACCACCGGGACCGTCGTCCTCGCGCCGCGCTTCGGCGACCGGCTGTCGGGCAAGCCGTGGCCCGGCGTCGCGGCGCAGAACGACTACCTGCGCTCGATCTGCCCGGTGCAGGCGACGCGCTTCCTCGGTGGCAAACCGAAGCTCGACGCCACCACCCTCAATGTGCAGTGGTCGGTCCTCTCGGAGCCGAGTTGGCTGGCCGGCAGCCGGACCGCGGTCTGCTACCTGGGTCTGCCCGACGGCGGTGGCTTCGCCACGTTGGTCGGCGACGCACGGTCGACCCTGCTGATCAACGGCAAGCTGCCCGTCCCGCCACCGCAGGCGCCACCCGGGCGGGCGTTGCCGACGCCGGTGCCGCTGCCCCCGGGCATCGCACCCAATCCCGCCGAAGAGCCGGCCCCGGCCGGGTGATGTGATGCCGGTCCGCATGTCCGACGACGAGTTCGACGGGCTGGTGTCCGACGCGCTCGACACCATCCCCTCCGAGCTGACCGACAACATGTCGAATGTGGTGATCCTGGTGGAACCGCATCATCCGGAGGAGCCGGGCATCCTCGGGCTCTACCACGGTGTCGCGCTCACCATGCGTGACCACGAGTACGGGGGCTTCCTCCCGGACACCATCACCGTCTACCGGGAACCTCTGCTCGCGATGTGCAACAGCCGCGACGAGGTCGTCCACGAGGTCGCGGTGACCGTCATCCACGAGATCGCCCACCACTTCGGGATCGACGACGACTGGCTGCACGCCAACGGGTGGGGCTGAGCGGCACCGGGTGCTGGAAGTCTCCGCGCTCAGCCCATCGGGTCGGTGACCAGCGGCTCGTCGACGCGCGGACCGAACGGCCCGGTGACCGCACCCCAGCGGAGTAGGCGCCACAGTCCGTCCACGTACTCCAGTTCGATGCTGCCGGTGTTGCGCAGGTGGGTGCTCGCGGCGAAGGTCGGGTCGACGCCGGCCAGGCGTGCGGCGATGAGCCGGATCGCCGCACCGTGGCTCACCACGTAGACATCGCGCGGGTCCTCGCCGGCCAGGTGACGCCCGCTCAGTTCGTCGATCACCGGCAGGTAACGGTCGTAGACCATCGCCAGTGATTCGCCACCGGGGATACGTGCCTCGAGCTCACCTCGGTGCCACCGGTCGACGACGTCCTTGAACACCTCGTGCGCGTCGTCGTCGAACCGATCCTCGAGCTCGCCGACCTGCACCTCGTGGATACCGTCGGCCACAGCGGGTTCCACTCCCCAGACCGACCCCATGAGCTCCGCGGTCTGTTGCGCCCGGCGGGCCTGCGAGCTCACCAGGATCGCGGGCTCGGCGATCGGGTGTTCCAGCGCGAAGCGGACCCCTTGGCGCACACCGAAGTCCGTGAGAGCGGCGCCGGGAAGCGCGGTGTCGAGGCGGCGCATGACATTGGAGGTGGTCTCGCCGTGCCGGACCAGATGGAGGCGCGCCACTAGCGGACCTCCCCCCGTCGCAGGCCGTCGAACCAGGCGACACTCTCGGCGGTGTCCGGCGGTGCCGCACCGCTGCGGCGATCGACCGGCCAGGACCCGAGGTAGACCACCCGCTCGCATCGCCGGTACAGCGCCCGCAACGCCTCGCCGACGGCGTCGTCGTCGAGGTGCCCGACGGCGTCGAGGAAGAACCGGTACGAACCCGGCACGTCTCGTCGCGGGCGGGATTCGATGCGCGTCAGATCGATTCCACGCGAGGCGAATTCATCCATCGACGTCATGAGACTGCCGGGCACGTTGGGCAGATCGAGGATCACCGACGTCCGGTCGGCACCGGTGGCGGCGGGCGGCGCGGCGGGCGGGCCGATCAACAGGAAGCGGGTGTACGCGTCGTCGACGTCGGCGACACCGTCCGCGAGCACCACGAGACCGGACATCTCGGCGGCCAGCGACGTGGTCACGGCGGCATCCGCGCGTCCCGCGGCGACGTCGGCGGCTGCGGCTGCATTCGACGACGCCGTGACGAATTGCGCTCCCGGATAGAGCTTCTCCACCGACTCGCGGACCTGCGCCGCGGCAACCGGGTACGCGGCGATGGTGCGCACGGCCGACGCCGCGATCGGGTCGGCCGCGCCGATCGTGAACGCGACGTCGAGCACCACCTCGGCGAAGACCTGCACCCGGCCGTCGGTACCCGTGCCGGGCGGCACCAGGCCGTCGGCGGTCGCGGGGACCGCGCCCTCCACCGAACTCTCGATCGGCACGCATCCGAAGTCGACGGCACCGGTGCGCACCATCTCGATGGTCGCCGCCGGACTGTTCGCCGCGATCTTCTGCACCGCACCGACCGGACGGGGCGCGCTCTGCAGCGGCAGGCGCGTCGCGATCAGCTTGTCGAGGGCGATCTCGGTGAACGTCCCCGAGGGCCCGAAGTATGCGAACACAGACACGACAAAAGCCTAGTCGAGGTCCGGGGTGGCCCGATCCGGGTTTCGAACCGGACGGAATTGAACATTGACGTACACCGAGCCGGCACTTAGGTTAGGGTTACCTTCATTACCTAGACCACTACCGCTGAAGAGTGAGGGAGTCGCATGACCCACGCCGTCACCGACCGCCCGTCGGATGCCGAACTGATCCAGACCGCGTGCCGCCGGGTGACCGGTGCGACGCTCGCCGTCGAGGGCGCGGAGACCACCCCGGTCAACGTGGTCCACCTGTTCGAGTCCCAGGCGTTCGTCCTGGTCCCGACGGACGGCGAGGCGATGACGCTCGCCGACGACAGCAACGGGGGCCTCGCCGCCATGGTCGAGGTCACCGACTGCGCGCCCATCGACCTGCGCGAACGCGTCCGGTCGCTGATATGGCTCAACGGTCACCTGCACGCGGTCCCGGCGAATCTCGAGCGCGACCTGGCCCTGGAGATAGTCACCGAGCACCCCGACGACGGGCTCCTCGACATCGGCCACGGCTACTCGATGCTGCGCCTGCAGATCGACAGCGCGGTCATCGCAACGGCGTCCGGTGCCGCATCGGTGTCGGCCCCCGATCTGGCCGGCGCCACACCCGACCCGTTCTGGGAGTACGAGGGTGACTGGATCGCCCACCTCGACGCCGACCACGCCGACGTGATCGGACAGCTCGCACGCAAGCTGCCGCGGAACCTCCGCGATGGCCGGGTGCGCCCCCTCGGGCTGGACCGCTTCGGCATCCGCTTCCGCATCGAGGGCCCGGGCGGCGACTCCGACGTCCGGATGCCCTTCCCCCGGCCCGTCGCCGACGTCTACGAACTCTCCCAGGCGCTGCGCAATCTGGCCGGGTGCCCGTTCATGAACAGCCTGCCGGACTGACCTCGGGTCGCGCATGACCCCGTAGGCTGGCCGCCATGCGCGCGACCGTCCGAGCTGTGCTCAACCCCGTGCGGCCGGCCGGGATCGACGTGGTCACCGACCGCACCGAACGTCGGGCGATCGTCGTCGAACTGGTCATCGTCGGGATCCTGACCTTCCTGTTCTCCGCGATCGCGGCGGCACTCTCGCTGATCGAGGCGCAGTTGGCCGGCGGGATCGGCAACACCACGGTCGCGCTCAACCCGTCTCGCTCGGATCTCGACTGGATCGACTTCGCCCGCCAGCTGATGAGCGCGATCCGCCTGTTCGCGATCGGCGCGCTCGGCATCTATCTGTTGTGGCGCAGCGGTATCGGACTACAGCGCGTCGGCCTGGGCCGGTGGTCGCCGCGCCGCGACGTCCCCGTGGGTCTCGGCCTCGCCGCCCTCATCGGCCTTCCCGGGCTCGCTCTGGTCGCCATCGCCCGCGCCCTCGGTATGAACGCCCACCTCGTGCCCAGCGAGGTCGACGGTGTGTGGTGGCGCTGGCCGATCCTGATCCTCATCGCGATCGGCAACGCTGCCGCGGAAGAGATCATCGTGGTGGCCTACTTCATCACCCGGCTGCGTCAGCTCGGGACGTCGGAGAACACCTCGCTGGCCGCGAGTGCGGTGTTGCGCGGTGGGTATCACCTCTACCAGGGCGTCGGCGCAGGCCTGGGCAACATCGTCATGGGTCTGGTCTTCGGTCGGTTCTTCCAGATCACGTCACGGGTCTGGCCACTGGTGATCGCGCATGCCCTGATCGACATCGTCGCGTTCGTCGGCTACGCGTTGCTCCACGATCACCTGAGCTGGGTGGGGTGACCGACTCGTCGGGCGGTCCGGGCATCAAACAACCAGGGAATCCAACGGATAGGGCGGTTGCCCGACGCCGACGACGCGCACCGCGCCGGATGGCGTGACCTCTGCGAGGCGCGCGTCGACCGGTGCCCGACCGCCGACGGAGACGGTCACGCCGACCACCCGCTCATCCTTCCAGCGGCGCGCGTCGTCGCCGAAGACCGTTCCGGCCCAGTGGTAGCGGCCATCAAGGGGGTCGATCGCACCGGTGATGCGCAGACGCGCCGATGCCGTGTCGCCGTCGGCCACCAGCAGCGCGTCACCGTCGAACACGTCGTCGTCGATCGAGGCCGATCCGATCCAGTCGTAGTGGTCGGGATGAAAGTGCCGCAAGCGTTTCCGGAGTTTCCGTGCCGACCCTGCGGCCGACCATTCGATCTGGACGGGTCGTCGCACGACCACCGACCTCGCGCCGGTCACCACGAAATGCTGGATCAGATCCACGAGGTAGCCGACGGCCCGGTCGTCGTGCAGGAACAGCTCGCCCGGCCGGTCCGCGGCGGCGACACCCAGGAAGCTTCCCGCCGGCGCCTGTTCCTCACGCACGCACA
This sequence is a window from Gordonia insulae. Protein-coding genes within it:
- the serS gene encoding serine--tRNA ligase, yielding MIDLKILRENPDLVRASQRTRGEDPGLVDALLDADAARRAAIVEADALRSEQKTLGKQVGKAQGDEKTALLAKGKELAEQVKAAVARQSAADDAASSAQRAISNLVEEGAPAGGEDDFVILDHIGEPRRIDDPKDHLELGESLGLIDMERGAKVSGSRFYFLTGQGALLQLGLLNMAAQKAVANGFTLMIPPVLVRPEIMGGTGFLGAHADEVYHLADDDLYLVGTSEVPMAGYHSDEIIDLSDGPKRYAGWSSCFRREAGSYGKDTRGIIRVHQFDKVEGFIYCKPEDAAAEHQKLLGWEKDMLAAIDVPYRVIDVAGGDLGSSAARKFDCEAWVPTQNTYRELTSTSNCTTFQARRLSIRYRDENGKPQIAATLNGTLATTRWIVAILENHQQPDGSVKLPPELARFVGTDVLSPH
- a CDS encoding ankyrin repeat domain-containing protein encodes the protein MARAGDVGSLRAYLDAGVPVDLRNQAGDTLLMLAAYHGSAPSVSALLDHGADANLANDKGQTPLAGAVFKGHDDVVDALVRGGADPHAGTPSADDAARMFGREDYRRLWPAPGA
- a CDS encoding septum formation family protein, producing MNAEDDTTPDDDRWVTLPADAGVDDADDPHRDDEPPASGGWKRSLLANPVRVVLSAVVIGAIVAGAIALAMGVFNDSGSVGGTNIGEGERLAENAFTESVAGDCLDWAAGDPGNPTKVTCDQKHRFEVAGPLDTALLPGSEFGESAQWPGTERFTAIRDEQCPVIVDGYLDGRLDPQGRFSVGMMYPSQVQWDKGARELRCGLQQTGKDGAPEQFVGRVADQDQSFQWPPGTCIGIDRATKQPTTPVNCTEAHAFQTTGTVVLAPRFGDRLSGKPWPGVAAQNDYLRSICPVQATRFLGGKPKLDATTLNVQWSVLSEPSWLAGSRTAVCYLGLPDGGGFATLVGDARSTLLINGKLPVPPPQAPPGRALPTPVPLPPGIAPNPAEEPAPAG
- a CDS encoding metallopeptidase family protein, yielding MPVRMSDDEFDGLVSDALDTIPSELTDNMSNVVILVEPHHPEEPGILGLYHGVALTMRDHEYGGFLPDTITVYREPLLAMCNSRDEVVHEVAVTVIHEIAHHFGIDDDWLHANGWG
- a CDS encoding histidine phosphatase family protein; its protein translation is MARLHLVRHGETTSNVMRRLDTALPGAALTDFGVRQGVRFALEHPIAEPAILVSSQARRAQQTAELMGSVWGVEPAVADGIHEVQVGELEDRFDDDAHEVFKDVVDRWHRGELEARIPGGESLAMVYDRYLPVIDELSGRHLAGEDPRDVYVVSHGAAIRLIAARLAGVDPTFAASTHLRNTGSIELEYVDGLWRLLRWGAVTGPFGPRVDEPLVTDPMG
- the pheA gene encoding prephenate dehydratase translates to MSVFAYFGPSGTFTEIALDKLIATRLPLQSAPRPVGAVQKIAANSPAATIEMVRTGAVDFGCVPIESSVEGAVPATADGLVPPGTGTDGRVQVFAEVVLDVAFTIGAADPIAASAVRTIAAYPVAAAQVRESVEKLYPGAQFVTASSNAAAAADVAAGRADAAVTTSLAAEMSGLVVLADGVADVDDAYTRFLLIGPPAAPPAATGADRTSVILDLPNVPGSLMTSMDEFASRGIDLTRIESRPRRDVPGSYRFFLDAVGHLDDDAVGEALRALYRRCERVVYLGSWPVDRRSGAAPPDTAESVAWFDGLRRGEVR
- a CDS encoding DUF2470 domain-containing protein; this encodes MTHAVTDRPSDAELIQTACRRVTGATLAVEGAETTPVNVVHLFESQAFVLVPTDGEAMTLADDSNGGLAAMVEVTDCAPIDLRERVRSLIWLNGHLHAVPANLERDLALEIVTEHPDDGLLDIGHGYSMLRLQIDSAVIATASGAASVSAPDLAGATPDPFWEYEGDWIAHLDADHADVIGQLARKLPRNLRDGRVRPLGLDRFGIRFRIEGPGGDSDVRMPFPRPVADVYELSQALRNLAGCPFMNSLPD
- a CDS encoding CPBP family intramembrane glutamic endopeptidase, translating into MRATVRAVLNPVRPAGIDVVTDRTERRAIVVELVIVGILTFLFSAIAAALSLIEAQLAGGIGNTTVALNPSRSDLDWIDFARQLMSAIRLFAIGALGIYLLWRSGIGLQRVGLGRWSPRRDVPVGLGLAALIGLPGLALVAIARALGMNAHLVPSEVDGVWWRWPILILIAIGNAAAEEIIVVAYFITRLRQLGTSENTSLAASAVLRGGYHLYQGVGAGLGNIVMGLVFGRFFQITSRVWPLVIAHALIDIVAFVGYALLHDHLSWVG
- a CDS encoding DUF4873 domain-containing protein, whose protein sequence is MTVDPTSVAVHGHGPLARAFLSRIEKSPLMIDVVDHASPGDLCVREEQAPAGSFLGVAAADRPGELFLHDDRAVGYLVDLIQHFVVTGARSVVVRRPVQIEWSAAGSARKLRKRLRHFHPDHYDWIGSASIDDDVFDGDALLVADGDTASARLRITGAIDPLDGRYHWAGTVFGDDARRWKDERVVGVTVSVGGRAPVDARLAEVTPSGAVRVVGVGQPPYPLDSLVV